A section of the Oryzias latipes chromosome 8, ASM223467v1 genome encodes:
- the LOC111947714 gene encoding trichohyalin-like produces MAYNNRNKKNFHGQKPRKNHHGVGYPRHYDHGYDNPYPVGFNPHVKQNFSDPDSLISELRKQIRLEEEEKHRQIQQKALEAETMQKKNEACRLENQLLQEKNNNLQKQNQEIRSQNEDLNQKHRAFSCNETSFNALKEKLQKMREEVQILRDQNQNVDLEEMQKVVTESQGVTEMVRDENSTLVLKVENLQKENNHLKTQLQAAPQHEVAPLTNTLPAEVEELRKTLEASQFVTQSFREGNIKMILEVQELRKAKEQLKENLQKASLQQNDFPEMIHQINQTDKERIELRDQLFEEIKTTELLKESLFYLEDHVDELKDKVTSLEGNTTERNQCLNLEDYDVIIEEEWIEEDEEMEENKEKEGNEEMVENEEMEVKEQKEENVEKNELVLEKTEEMLDEREAQFMTKMKELENCLQTLQQDVPKKPKKGKNQEKRKKKEKKNKERNERVIEETEETMKDTEAQIVTKIEELDKDLQNVQQKNTKKMKKKEKNKKKAEKDKEQKEKPVKRSSFLMFFRRLFGLKT; encoded by the coding sequence ATGGCTTataacaacagaaacaaaaagaactttCATGGCCAGAAGCCTAGGAAGAACCACCATGGTGTTGGATATCCCCGCCATTACGATCACGGATATGACAATCCCTATCCAGTCGGGTTTAATCCACATGTAAAGCAGAATTTCTCTGATCCGGACTCCCTCATCTCTGAGCTCAGAAAACAGATCAGACTGGAAGAGGAAGAGAAACATCGGCAGATCCAACAGAAAGCATTGGAAGCTGAAACAatgcagaagaaaaatgaagcctGCAGATTAGAAAaccagctgctgcaggaaaagaacaacaacctgcagaaacagaaccaAGAAATTCGTAGTCAAAACGAAGatttaaaccaaaaacacagaGCATTTTCTTGCAATGAGACATCTTTCAACgcactgaaagaaaaactgcaaaagatGCGAGAAGAAGTTCAGATTCTCAGAGACCAGAACCAAAATGTGGATTTGGAAGAAATGCAGAAAGTGGTGACTGAAAGCCAGGGAGTGACAGAAATGGTTAGAGATGAGAACTCTACGCTGGTTCTGAAAGTGGAAAACCTCCAAAAGGAGAACAATCATCTGAAGACTCAACTGCAAGCAGCTCCCCAGCATGAGGTGGCTCCTTTAACCAACACGCTGCCTGCAGAGGTGGAGGAGCTCAGAAAAACTCTTGAAGCTTCTCAGTTTGTGACGCAAAGCTTTAGAGAGGGGAACATTAAGATGATTCTGGAAGTCCAGGAGCTTAGAAAAGCCAAGGAGCAGCTGAAGGAGAACCTCCAGAAAGCTTCACTACAACAAAATGACTTTCCTGAAATGATCCATCAGATCAATCAGACTGATAAAGAGAGGATAGAATTAAGAGACCAGCTGTTTGAAGAAATCAAAACcacagagctgctcaaagaaaGCCTCTTTTACCTGGAGGATCACGTGGATGAACTGAAGGACAAAGTCACAAGTTTAGAAGGAAACACCACAGAGAGAAACCAATGTTTGAACCTGGAGGACTATGATGTGATAATAGAAGAGGAATGGatagaggaagatgaagagatggaggaaaataaagagaaaGAGGGAAATGAAGAGATGGTGGAAAATGAAGAGATGGAGgtgaaagaacaaaaagaagaaaatgtagaaaaaaatgagctggttttagaaaaaactgAGGAAATGTTGGATGAAAGAGAAGCTCAATTCATGACCAAAATGAAAGAATTGGAAAATTGTCTGCAAACACTCCAGCAAGATGTTCCAAAGAAACCTAAGAAAGGGAAAAAtcaggaaaagagaaagaaaaaggaaaagaaaaacaaagaaagaaatgaaagggTGATTGAAGAAACGGAGGAAACAATGAAGGACACAGAAGCTCAAATTGTGACAAAAATTGAAGAATTGGACAAAGATCTGCAAAACGTCCAGCAGAAAAATAccaagaagatgaagaaaaaagagaaaaataagaaaaaagcagaaaaagacaaagagcagaaagaaaaacctgtGAAGAGGTCCTCCTTCTTAATGTTTTTCCGTAGACTGTTTGGTTTGAAGACTTAA